GGTGAGGCATCATTGGCGATGCGGCAGGCCGAGGCGGAAATACTCGCAGCAAAGGCTGGCGCCTGATCGGGCAGCTTGGCGATTTCGGCCAGATCATCTGATTGGTAGTCCATCTGGCGGGTGGCTTCGAGGCCATCGCGGATCACCGCCATGTTGCCCTCGACCACGGCCTGACCCTTGGAGCCGAATTTCTTGGCGATTTGGTTGCGCACCATATCGAGCACGGCTGCTTCATCCGCCCCTTGGGTGACGCGCTCCACATGGCCACAGACCGCGCCAATGAAGGCAATGCCCATCATGCGGGTTTCCAGCTCTGGCGATGGGGCATGTTTCTTGGCGATGGCGAAACCATCGAGCACAAAGAAATTGATCTTGCGCTTGATGATGGTGTCGCGGAAGGCCTTTGGCAGATCACGCCAGACTTCAGCACGGCTGAGGCTTGACTGAAGGATGAAGGTACCGCCCTCAACCAGCCCGCGCAACGGGTTGGAATGGGAGAAGACCTTGTGGTCCGGCGAAATCACCACTTCGACATCTTCAAGATCGGCGTTGGTGATCTTCACGGGTTCCGGGCTCAATGTGATGTAATAGTTGGTTGGTGCCCCGCTTTTCTCCGAGCCATATTTCGGCGCGGATTTGGAATAGAGCCCCAAGGCATTGGCCAGAATGTCGGTCAACAATTTGCCCGTGGCGATGGTGCCGTAGCCACCGACCGAGTGGAAGCGGATGCGCAAGGCGCCGTCTGGCAATAGGTTCGGGTTGGGCTTGGTGTCGATCGCCATCATTTCCGTTTCCGGATAGGCTTCTTTCAATTTGGCCTGCAACTCGCCAATGGCCGGGCTTGGATTGGCGACAAAGAATTGGCTACCGAGATAGACAAAGGGCTTCTGGCCCGTTTCCATATTCTCATAAGCCGCGATCAGATGGCGTGGCTGAAGATCATGGGCCCCAAGGCCGAAAATGGCAGTGGTGACTTTGGGCATATGCTCAAGTGCCGGAATGCCGACATAGCGTTCGCCGTCGCGGTTTTCGACCGCCTTCATCAAAGCTTCCTTGACGAAGGTGGTCAGTGCGGTGACATCCGAGCGCTCCAGGATCGTGACCGCCTTCTTGCCCTGCAAGGCCTCGACCAGATCAGCTTCCGGGAACGGCTGAAGCAGTTTGACGGAAATGACGCCGACCTTCTTGCCCTGCCGCCGCAGATAGGCTGCGACCGCTTCGGCGTCGTCGGTGACCGAACCAAGGCCGATCAGTACCATCTCGGCATCATCGCATTCAAAGGTCTTGAGCGGCGCATAATCGCGCCCGGTCAGAGCGGAATATTCAGCCATCGCATCGCGGACAAAGCCCGGCACGTCGCGGACAAAGTGGGTGCGGTGATCGACGGCACCGGCCTGATAGTCGGGCTGGTTCTGCACACCACCGGTCAGGCCCGGATTGTGAATATCGACCTGTGCTGGAACCCGCTGGCGGGTGCCTTTTTCAAAAGCATTGAGCCATTGACGACGCCATTGGTCATGGAGCTCGGATGGCACCAGAGCGAGGGTCTCGTCGATCAGTTTGGCTTCGCTGTCTTTCTCGATGGCGTCCGCATGGGCATCGAGGAAAGCGATCAACTTGGTGTAGATGTCGGTTTCCATGTCGGCGCTGTGGCGGCCCAGATAGCGCTTCAATTGGAAGACACGGCCCTTGGCACCGAACAGCATCTCTTGGGCCACCGTTGGGCAAGGGATGCGATCATTGGGATCACCGATGAAGGCGCGGAGCAACGCATCCTCCGGCATCATCACTTCGCTCATCATGTGCGATGTGACAAAGCCATCCATGGCATTGGTCACCGGCACCATCGACATGGCGCTGACCTTGTAGGAAATGGCGGCCAGATCGGCGGCTTCCTGCGGGTTGGAGCCAAACAGAATGGTATAGCCCGATGGCAGCAAGGCATAGACGTCATCATGACCGGCCATCACATTGAGCGAATGGCGGGAGACGGAGCGGGCTGCCACCTGCATGACAAAACCGCCGACTTTCTTGCCGACGGTTACATAATGGGATTCGAGTCCATAAAGCACACCCTGTGAGGAGGAGGCGTTGGAAATATACTGCCCCCCGGTGAGGGCTGCACCCAGCGCGCCCGATTGGGCGGAATGCTCGCCTTCAGGCTCGAAGAAGAAGGGGTGTCTACCCCAAATATTGACCCCACCGCCTGCGCGGAAGGCTTCGTATAATTCAGCAATTTCGGTTGATGGCGTGATCGGATAGCCAATCACCCCGCCGCATACCTGGCCCATCACCTGCGCGATGGCACCATTGCCGTGAATCACTGTCGAAATGCCCGGGAATACCGGTTTTTTGGAAACTTTCTGGTCCATTTGCTCCACCCGACGACAGCCGCAGCGGGAGCAATCTCCCCTTAGAGGGCCTGTCGTTAAAGAATAAGACGCCTGCTAGGTCGATACAAATCCGGACATGATCTGGTCGTGATCTGGTTTTGGTGGCTGAGATATGGCTCAGCTGGTTTGTATCGGCTAACGGATGAGAAATTAAAATTGGCTGTCTTTTGTTATGGTGGCCATGGCATACTGTCTCGGCAATTCAATCGCACTGCGTCGACCCTCCCTATGCTTTGGTCGTAGAAAGCTTAGAACATTTGTCGTAGTTGGAAGTTGACCTGTATCAACTCAGTCCGCCAGCTCGCCGCTGATGGAGGATGAGACCGCGCGAAAACCGCCTCTCAGATATGCGATTTTGCAGTCGATTTCTTCCTAAGAACAATAACTAACAAACTGTTCTTATTTACTTTTTCTTCTCCAATTGACTCTTCGAAAGCCGTTCCACAGCACGCAGCGTTATCCGTGTTTGACCGGATGTGAGCCGTGCATCTGACACGGGTCAGCTGCGCTGTCAGCGCATCGCTCAGTGTGTATTCAAGGCGTCTGTTGCGACCGGTTGTCTCAGTTGGGACTTTTGATCTTGTTAAAGAGGAGTTTTCTATGCTTGTTTAAATCTACGTGTTTTTTTGTATTTCAAATGGAACCGTTGCACCGCATGCGCCCCGCTCCCGCCCCTTTCCTGAAGATGCCACCGCGCCGGAAGCCCGGCAGGGCCGCCGTTGGCTGGGCATTGTTGGCGATGTGGTTGCAGGTGGTGTTTGCCGGTCTGCATCTGGCGACCGTCTCGCACGCGCTCGGCGGACCAGTTGCGCATCAGGCGGCGATCTGGACCATCTGCACGGCAGAGGGGAATATCCTGACCCTTGATGAGTCTGGCGACCCGATCTCGCGGGGGATCGAAACGCTGTGCGCCATTTGCGTTTCAGGGGTTGCTGACGGGCTGGTGCTCGATATGCCGCAGCCGGTTGCACTCAATTTCTCGCCACCAATCCTGTATGATCGTCCCCTGTCCGGCTTTGACACGCCATGGTGGAAACAATCCCCAAGGGTGGGGACAAGCCGCGCCCCACCCCTCCTCTAGGGCACGTCCATTCTTTTCACGCGTCACCGCCCCGCCAGCCATTGCCAATTGTCATTTGCCGGGGCGACCCTGTCCTGCTGATACAGCATCACCAAGAGAGCTGTCATGGAACCCATTTATGACGACCTGTTCGTCAATCTCTCGCGCTGGCAATTTGCCGCCACGGCGCTTTATCACTTTCTGTTTGTGCCCCTCACTTTGGGCCTGACATGGATCCTCGTGATCATGGAGTCGGTCTATGTGATGACCGGCAAAGAGATCTATCGCGATATGACCAAATTCTGGGGCAAGTTGTTCGGTATCAACTTTGCTCTGGGCGTGACCACCGGCCTGACGATGGAATTTCAGTTCGGCACCAACTGGTCCTATTATTCGCACTATGTCGGCGACGTCTTTGGCGCGCCGCTGGCAATTGAAGGCCTGATGGCTTTCTTTCTGGAATCGACCTTTGTCGGCCTGTTCTTCCTTGGTTGGGACAAATTGTCAAAACGCCAGCATCTGGCCGTGACCTTCTTTACAGCGCTCGGCTCGAACCTGTCGGCGCTTTGGATTCTGGTGGCCAATGGCTGGATGCAAAATCCCGTCGGCTCGGAATTTTCGGCCGAGACTATGCGGATGGAAATGACCAACTTCGCGGAAGTGGTGCTCAATCCAGTTGCGCAGGTGAAATTCGTGCATACGGTTGCCGCGGGCTATGTCACAGCCTCGATGTTCGTCATCGGCATTTCCGCCTGGTACATCCTCAAGGGCCGCGATCTGGCCTTTGCCAAACGGTCCTTCTCGGTTGCTGCGGGCTTCGGTCTTGCTGCGTCGCTGTCGGTCATTGTGTTGGGCGACGAGTCCGGTTACGAGCTGGGCGATGTGCAAAAGGTAAAACTGGCGACCATCGAAGCGGAATATCATACGGAAGAGGCACCTGCCGCCTTCAATGTCATCGGCATCCCGAATGACAAGGAAATGCGGGTTGATTATGCATTTCAAATCCCGTGGGCCATGGGGCTGATTGCCACGCGCTCGTTCGATAAAGAGGTCACCGGCATTTCCGAGTTGAAAGACCAGCATGAAGTGCGGATTCGCTCGGGCATGATTGCCTATGACTATCTGACCAAGCTGCGGGCAGGTGACAAATCGGAAGAGACCAAGACCGCCTTCAACGAGCATAAGGCCGATCTGGGCTATGGCTTGTTGCTCAAGCGCTATATCGACAATCCGATGGAAGCGAGCGAAGAGATGATCAAGGCAGCCGTTGACGATTCCATTCCTTCGGTGCCCTACCTTTTCTGGAGCTTCCGGATCATGGTTGGCTTTGGCTTCCTGATGCTGTTCCTGTTCAGCCTGTCCTTCTATTACAACGCCAAACGCGTAATCGAGGAAAAACGCTGGCTGTTGCGCATGCTCGTTATTTCCATTCCCGTGCCATGGCTCGCCTGTGAGCTGGGCTGGTTCGTGGCCGAATATGGTCGCCAACCATGGGCAATTGGTGAGGTGCTGCCAACCTTCCTTGCGGCCTCCAGCCTGACGATCAGCGATTTGATCTTCTCGCTTGTCGGCTTCCTCACCTTCTACACCTTCCTGCTGGTCATCGAAATGTGGCTGATGGTGAAATTTGCCCGTCTGGGGCCGAGCGCCCTGCATACGGGCCGCTATCACCATGAGCAATTTGACCGCTCCCCTCTGGCCCCTGCCGAATGACGGGTATTGAGAAGGATTCTGACAATGCTACTTGATTATGAAGTTTTGAAACTGGCCTGGTGGGCGCTCGTGGGTGTGTTGCTCATCGGCTTTGCCATCACCGATGGCATGGATATGGGCGTGGGCAATCTGTTGCCCTTCCTTGGCAAGAATGATGCTGAGCGCCGCATCATCATCAACACGGTCGGGCCGCACTGGGATGGCAACCAGGTCTGGTTTATCACGGCGGGTGGGGCGATTTTTGCCGCTTGGCCTGCGGTTTATGCTGCGGCCTTCTCCGGCTTTTACATGGCCATGCTGTTGGTGCTGTTTGCGCTCTTCTTCCGGCCTGTCGGCTTTGACTATCGCTCAAAGATCGACAATCCCAAATGGCGCAATGCGTGGGATTGGGGGCTGTTTGCAGGCGGCTTTATTCCATCGCTGATTTTCGGTGTTGCCTTTGGCAATCTGCTGCAGGGCGTGACCTTCCATCTCGATGAGTTCCTGCGGGTCACCTATGATGCAACCTTCATCTGGGCCTTGCTGCCGTTGCTCAATCCCTTTGCCATTCTGGCGGGACTTGTTT
This DNA window, taken from Cohaesibacter intestini, encodes the following:
- a CDS encoding cytochrome ubiquinol oxidase subunit I yields the protein MEPIYDDLFVNLSRWQFAATALYHFLFVPLTLGLTWILVIMESVYVMTGKEIYRDMTKFWGKLFGINFALGVTTGLTMEFQFGTNWSYYSHYVGDVFGAPLAIEGLMAFFLESTFVGLFFLGWDKLSKRQHLAVTFFTALGSNLSALWILVANGWMQNPVGSEFSAETMRMEMTNFAEVVLNPVAQVKFVHTVAAGYVTASMFVIGISAWYILKGRDLAFAKRSFSVAAGFGLAASLSVIVLGDESGYELGDVQKVKLATIEAEYHTEEAPAAFNVIGIPNDKEMRVDYAFQIPWAMGLIATRSFDKEVTGISELKDQHEVRIRSGMIAYDYLTKLRAGDKSEETKTAFNEHKADLGYGLLLKRYIDNPMEASEEMIKAAVDDSIPSVPYLFWSFRIMVGFGFLMLFLFSLSFYYNAKRVIEEKRWLLRMLVISIPVPWLACELGWFVAEYGRQPWAIGEVLPTFLAASSLTISDLIFSLVGFLTFYTFLLVIEMWLMVKFARLGPSALHTGRYHHEQFDRSPLAPAE